A window of Cucurbita pepo subsp. pepo cultivar mu-cu-16 chromosome LG06, ASM280686v2, whole genome shotgun sequence contains these coding sequences:
- the LOC111797006 gene encoding dihydrolipoyllysine-residue succinyltransferase component of 2-oxoglutarate dehydrogenase complex 1, mitochondrial-like → MSFGVVRRRIASGGSNLFSAQYLRGIRPSISAGRVRSVAEKEILHQCRSFGHVRNFSHLLSHGGLASPQSLRVAFASMQQSSMMQLNGRNFSSDNGDLLDVVVPPLAESITDGTLAKFLKNPGDRVELDEAIAQIETDKVTIDVTSPGAGVLQKFVAKEGDTVEPGTKVAVISKSGEGVAHAAPSEKTSEKAASQAAPAEKIEKPKAEATVSEKPKAPSPPPPKRSATEPQLPPKDRERRVPMTRLRKRVATRLKDSQNTFAMLTTFNEVDMTNLMKLRSDYKDAFVEKHGVKLGLMSGFIKAAVSGLQNQPIINAVIDGDDIIYRDYIDISIAVGTPKGLVVPVIRNADSMNFAEIEKEINTLAKKANDGTISIDEMAGGSFTVSNGGVYGSLLSTPIINPPQSAILGMHSIVSRPVVVGGNVVPRPMMYIALTYDHRLIDGREAVFFLRRIKDVVEDPRRLLLDI, encoded by the exons ATGAGTTTTGGAGTCGTAAGGCGACGGATTGCGTCTGGAGGCTCTAATCTG TTTTCTGCGCAGTATTTGCGGGGAATTCGACCTTCCATTTCTGCGGGAAGAGTTCGCTCCGTTGCCGAAAAAGAG ATTTTGCACCAGTGTAGGAGCTTTGGACATGTCAGAAATTTTTCTCACCTACTTTCACATG GTGGCCTTGCTAGTCCTCAATCTCTAAG GGTTGCTTTTGCAAGTATGCAGCAAAGTTCTATGATGCAATTGAATGGTCGGAACTTCTCTTCAGATAATG GGGACCTGCTTGATGTTGTCGTCCCTCCATTGGCCGAGTCTATTACTGATGGAACACTGGCAAAATTCCTGAAGA ATCCGGGTGATAGAGTAGAATTGGATGAAGCAATTGCTCAAATTGAAACAGATAAG GTTACTATTGATGTCACTAGTCCTGGAGCTGGTGTTCTTCAGAAG TTTGTTGCGAAGGAAGGAGATACAGTGGAACCAGGTACCAAGGTTGCTGTTATTTCAAAATCTGGTGAAGGTGTAGCTCATGCTGCTCCTTCCGAGAAGACATCGGAGAAAGCTGCATCTCAGGCTGCTCCAgctgaaaaaatagaaaagccTAAAGCTGAAGCTACGGTCAGTGAGAAGCCTAAAGCACCATCTCCTCCACCTCCTAAGCGCTCAGCTACAGAACCCCAGCTTCCTCCCAAGGATAGGGAAAGACGA GTTCCAATGACAAGGCTTCGAAAGAGGGTTGCTACACGATTGAAAGATTCTCAAAACACATTTGCTATGTTGACGACGTTCAATGAAGTTGACAT GACAAATTTGATGAAGCTTCGTTCTGATTACAAGGATGCGTTTGTTGAAAAGCATGGAGTCAAGTTGGGTCTTATGTCTGGATTTATTAAG GCTGCTGTCAGTGGACTTCAGAATCAACCTATTATTAATGCTGTGATTGATGGGGATGATATCATATACAGAGACTACATAGACATTAGCATAGCTGTTGGCACGCCTAAG GGTCTTGTTGTGCCAGTTATTCGAAATGCTGATTCGATGAATTTTGCTGAGATAGAGAAGGAGATAAACACACTTGCAAAGAAGGCAAATGATGGTACCATATCAATTGACGAGATGGCTGGAGGTTCCTTCACCGTATCCAATGGCGGTGTTTATGGAAGCCTTTTGAGTACCCCTATTATTAATCCTCCTCAG TCGGCAATCTTGGGAATGCACTCGATCGTCTCCCGTCCCGTGGTGGTTGGAGGCAACGTTGTCCCAAGGCCAATGATGTACATTGCTCTAACATATGACCATAGACTTATTGACGGGAGAGAGGCGGTTTTCTTTTTGCGCCGCATCAAAGATGTCGTAGAAGACCCACGAAGACTTCTCCTTGACATATAA
- the LOC111797005 gene encoding imidazole glycerol phosphate synthase hisHF, chloroplastic-like — translation MEAPTFSIAVSSSSSSSRTVFRSLSSSAHTSSLFFLRNNHYKTRHLKVKSSGKFAVRASLSGDSVVTLLDYGAGNVRSVRNAIRYLGFDIKDVQTPEDILNAKRLIFPGVGAFAPAMDVLNSKGMAEAICSYIENDRPFLGICLGLQLLFESSEENGPVKGLGLIPGVVGRFDSSNGFRVPHIGWNALEISEDSEILDEISNRHVYFVHSYRAMPSDKNKEWISSTCSYGDRFIASVRRGNVHAVQFHPEKSGEVGLSVLRRFLFPKSTVTKKPNEGKASRLAKRVIACLDVRTNDQGDLVVTKGDQYDVREQTEENEVRNLGKPVELAGQYYKDGADEVSFLNITGFRDFPLGDLPMLQVLRYTSENVFVPLTVGGGIRDFKDANGRHYSSLEVASEYFRSGADKISIGSDAVYAAEEYLRTGVKTGKTSLEQISKVYGNQAVVVSIDPRRVYLKSPDDVEFKVIRVTNPGPNGEEYAWYQCTVSGGREGRPIGAYELAKAVEELGAGEILLNCIDCDGQGKGFDTDLVKLISDSVSIPVIASSGAGCPDHFSEVFNKTNASAALAAGIFHRKEVPIQSVKEHLFKEGIEVRM, via the exons ATGGAAGCGCCGACGTTCTCCATcgctgtttcttcttcttcctcttcttctcggACTGTATTTCGGTCACTTTCATCGTCGGCTCATACGagttctctcttttttcttcgcAATAATCATTACAAAACTCGTCATCTTAAAGTTAAGTCCTCCGGTAAGTTCGCAGTTCGTGCCTCATTGAGTGGTGATTCAG TTGTAACTTTGCTGGATTATGGTGCTGGTAATGTTCGTAGTGTGAGGAATGCAATTCGTTACCTTGGCTTCGACATCAAAGAT GTGCAAACTCCAGAAGACATTCTAAATGCAAAACGCCTAATATTTCCTGGAGTTGGGGCATTTGCTCCTGCCATGGATGTGCTAAACAGTAAAGG CATGGCTGAAGCAATCTGCAGTTATATTGAGAATGATCGCCCTTTTTTAGGTATTTGTCTTGGGCTTCAACTACTCTTCGAATCAAGCGAGGAGAACGGACCAG TAAAAGGTCTTGGCTTAATACCAGGCGTGGTTGGGCGTTTTGACTCTTCTAATGGTTTTAGGGTACCCCATATTGGATGGAATGCTTTGGAAATCTCAGAGGACTCTGAGATATTGGATGAAATTTCTAATCGTCATGTCTACTTTGTTCATTCTTACCGTGCTATGCCA TCAGACAAGAACAAGGAGTGGATCTCTTCTACTTGCAGCTATGGCGACAGGTTTATAGCTTCAGTTAGAAGGGGAAATGTCCATGCAGTTCAATTCCACCCAGAAAAGAGTGGAG AGGTAGGTCTGTCTGTCCTTAGAAGATTCTTGTTTCCAAAGTCAACCGTGACCAAG AAGCCTAATGAGGGAAAGGCATCTCGACTTGCAAAAAGG GTTATTGCTTGTCTTGATGTGCGGACAAATGACCAAGGGGATCTTGTTGTTACCAAAGGGGACCAATATGATGTCAGGGAGcaaacagaagaaaatgag gTGAGGAACCTTGGCAAGCCGGTAGAGCTTGCTGGACAGTACTACAAGGATGGTGCTGATGAG GTCAGTTTTTTGAATATAACTGGTTTTCGCGACTTCCCTCTAGGCGACTTGCCAATGTTGCAG GTGCTGAGATACACATCAGAAAATGTTTTTGTACCATTGACTGTTGGGGGCGGGATTAGAGATTTTAAGGATGCGAATGGCAG GCACTATTCTAGCCTGGAAGTTGCTTCAGAATATTTCAGATCTGGAGCTGATAAAATATCTATTGGAAGTGATGCTGTTTATGCTGCCGAAGAATATTTAAGAACTGGC GTAAAAACAGGAAAGACCAGCTTGGAGCAGATTTCTAAGGTTTATGGAAATCAG GCTGTTGTGGTAAGTATTGATCCTCGTAGAGTGTACCTTAAAAGTCCCGATGATGTAGAGTTCAAGGTTATACGAGTAACAAACCCAG GTCCTAATGGAGAAGAATATGCATGGTATCAGTGTACA GTTAGTGGAGGTCGAGAAGGTCGACCTATTGGAGCTTATGAGCTTGCAAAAGCCGTTGAGGAGCTTGGTGCTGGAGAAATACTGCTGAACTGCATAGATTGTGATG GTCAAGGAAAAGGATTTGATACAGATCTGGTAAAGCTGATATCAGATTCTGTGAGCATCCCCGTCATTGCCAGTAGTGGTGCTGGGTGTCCTGACCATTTCTCTGAGGTGTTCAACAAAACGAATGCATCAGCAGCCCTTGCTGCTGGCATTTTTCATCGCAAGGAG GTGCCTATTCAGTCCGTAAAAGAGCATTTGTTTAAGGAAGGCATAGAAGTGAGAATGTAA